GTGAGAATTACTGGCCTTCAAACCTTTAACTACCGCAATTAAAATGGTGTTTTGATAATGACATTTCACAGCCACGCATCGTACATTGGATAGTTCATTAGCCCAAGCCATGGGAgatgggagaagaggaggaagtatGATGCAGTGttattcattgtctctgatgGAAGCTGTTGCTGCTGGTTTTAACGGAAGTCTAGTCAGCATGAACAGAGGAGCACAATGTCCACAACTGTATCCAgctcctgtctctctttctctctctcattctcactctctctcgttcactatctctgtctcgttctctcgttcttgCCATGTCATCTACAATCCACAATCTGATCCATCTCAGGTTTCCCGACGCACCCCACACACAACCAACCTCATCCCTGACCTCCTCCTATCTTTCTCCTGACCTCACCTGCACGCAATCCATCTCATCACAGTGCACACGTCCTCTCTCAAACACAGCAACACACAATATCTCACTTCACATGCTTCTGCGACCCAAACCTCATACACTAGATACAGTCAACATATCCAATCTCTTCTTTCTTCAAGTGACTAGCTTTTGGCACTGGGAACTACTAGCTTTGGTTGAGgcgaaagaaagaaaaagaacaTGGCGGAAGTATGGTGGAAAAGGCCAAAGAGTGAGCAAGTAGGCACTAGTAAAGGAAGAGTAGAAAAAAAGATCCGGGAAGGAAAAAGGACATTCCGGCTGGTGCTATCTAGGATTACTAGGCTTAAGGGAACGTCACGCTCGAGAAGGCCCGCCAATTTGTtaaaataaaaagagagaaaggaggCAGGGGCAGAGAGTCGAGGCAGTTTGGCGTCAGTAGGGACTGTCTCACTTGGCTGAATTCGCAAATATGGTAGAGGCTCTAATCTATTCCCTCTGACATGAATGGCATCCctcgtcggtgtgtgtgtgtgtgtgtggcccgtGCATGGGTGCTACTTTACCACAAATCTGTGGCACCCTCCACCAAAGTTAAAActcaagggtgtgtgtgtttcttcccTATCAAACCTACTGGAGGGGAAAAGAAATGAACCGAGACCTTCCAAAGCCGGGAAGCACCTTAACTGTTATGTGGGGATAAGTGAAAAAAATCATCTGTAGAGGAAACTTTTAAACTAACCAGCTTTAGTGGACCTCAAGAACATCACTGTTGTAATCTGTGGACAAAGAACCAAACCCATGTagtattttctctctttctcctcagaaGATTCTAAACATTCTGAACATGGTCAAGTCTGAAATGAATTCCCATGGGGCTTAATCGAGGACATGGAGATACATTTAAAACAAAAAGTGTTTTCTTATATTTGGTGGTAGGTATAGGTTTGGAAGCGGATGGATTAAACTACGATGGCCCTGTAGTACACATCACTGTTTCCCTACAAGACTACCGGTTAACAGTCTCCCAGTTTACATTACGCGGTTGACATCTGTGATGGTTACAAATGTCACTCTTGCCATGGCAACGGGGCTGAAGAGGCCGGCATGGCTTGTGTTCAAATGGCATGGAGGCATCTGCGTACAgtaggtggaggagagagatacTCGAAGGACAAAAACATTTTGTTCAGGCACAAACGTGACAGCTCGAAGGCAGTCTGGTGAGTACCTAGAGGCCCTCGATGCTGACACAACTCTTACCGCTGTGGATCTGTGGTAGAGAACAGCTAGATGTTAACGAGGTCGGAACCCGGGTCATTGGGTTCTGCCGGTGCCATTCACAGTCCACTAGCCACACACGCTAGCCAGGAGGAAGTACCAGAAGGGATTCTTACGTGGCCATTGGTTAAACATCCTGTCTATCATGTCACAACATGTTGTGCTGTGTAGCTCAATGGAAGTAAGCATCTCCAATGGGATTGGAGTATGTTTAGTGCCATTAGCAACTGTTGCTGTTTTGAAAAAGGCTAATATGAAAAAAGCAGTGGACCTGAAATGAGTCATGACCTAAAGGTGTTTACATGACCGATGATGGCTTGAATGGATTAAGGGATAGACAATCTATTTTTGTATCATATATCCTTAGACATGTTGAAAGAGGAGGTAATGATGATCATGTTTTTCTCTAGCTATGCGTTTTAAAGATGCCTATTTCTATTGCACAATTCCTCATTATTACATTTCTGAAAGATGTTCAAATACAATGGGGTGAAAACGAAAAACAAATCAGACAAAAATGATCATTTTGACCAAAACATTGAACAAATTATTTAAACATTTTTAAAAGACAATATGAAAAAGTCAAGTTTGACACATTACAATTCCCTTGTAATTTGCAGGCGCAGGCAGAGAAGCCATGTAAATTGAGCTCAATTAAACAATAGCGATATGCATTAATATGGGCTGTAGCGAAAGGTTATGGGTGATTCAACACGTTTACATAATGCCTTCGtcaaggggagggagggagatgggttAGGGGTTCAAGGGGTTCTGTATCAACTGTAGCTGTACTATACATAGACCTAATTATTGATTTCCATTGCTTTAGATAGGATATGATGGGTGAGATAAAGAGCATTTTACCCTTCATTTGTGAAGCAGAACTAACTTCAGCTTCTATAGATCTGTATGCAACGGCTTGAAATTCATACCAAATAGACTGTAGAAATGTCAAAACAATGACACAGTATATCACACATTATTGACTTTTGTACTAGGTTGACAGTCCAGTCTAGTGAGGCAGTGGATACATATTTGATTGTCAAACCACAAATGGGAGGTATAAACATTAGTTCAAAATAAATACGATTTGAATCAGGCATTACGTACAGACCAATAAGGAGAAAGGAAGTGTCCATGATTTTGCTAGTTGCAGCACACAGCATGGGGGGAAAAGTCATTTAGAAGGTTGGAAAAAAAGATGGCCAAATAGAATAAAGTGAACAAAAAAAATTAcaaactacaaaaaaaaaaaactcttagCTGCATTAATATTTGAAAACATTCAATTATGTACAGGCATTTTGTAGTTGGTAGTTTCACTGACCAGCAGTGCATTTGGTATTGCATTGTAACTGCCGGTTTGTTGGGCAACATGAAAAAAATATGTTGCAGTAGCATTTGTCTCCCACAAGAGAGTACCATGTACAGTATCCAATTATTATATTGTGAGGAGCTTTGGCATCCTCCAATGAATGAGATATTTTGCAATTCCTGTGAAAAGACAGGGGTTGAAAAACTTGAGGTAAAAAAATACTCTTATTAAATagttatttttaaaaaatcaATAAATAATATGCTGAGTATTTCAACTGCATCTTTACATTAATGCACCTTAAAACAAGTGTTAAAGTGCATTAATTCACAAAAAACGGAACTTCAATCGTCATTATTGTCTATGTGTGATCACACtgtaacaacaaaaaacaactaTGGTTGGCTAAAACAGATATAACTGCGATCTAGCAGGTACAATACTTTGTTTAAAACTATAATACTGTCCAGCAGAAAATGTAATGAAAAATGTCACACACTGTTAGAAAAATATTTCAGCAGTCTTGAACACCAGCCAGTTGAAATAGTACTTAATTTGGATTTTCAATTGGGGATCGTTTTGAACTAATATCAGTATTGTGTTTGGGGAAAACGTTATAAGTAAATAGTAATAACTCAAAATAGTCCTGCAGTACTATTCTAAATCCAGTAGATACCAAACTACTTTTAAAGCAAGGAAGTGAACATAAACTTTATTGCATACCACATAAACCAATACTGCACAGCAATATCTGCATGTTTCAACATGCTTTTATTTGGGTTCAGAACATTAACTGAGTCCAGATGTTATCAAAACATTAATTTTTTTATTCTTCACTTTTTAAGCTTTGTTTTAGGTATTTTTTTTAGAATATTAGGCTATTTGTATTCATAAATATATagttgtcacgtgtgctccctctccggcctctcggtcaccaggctgctcgttaaggcgcacacctgtcaccatcgttacgcacattAGCGCATAaagacactcacctggactccatcacctacTTGATTACCTGACCTAtattatgtcactccctttggttccttccccaggcgtcattgtttctgtttcttgcaggtgcgttgtttgtgttttgtattatgttacatttatttattaaaacacactccctgaacttgcttcccgactcccagcgcaCTCGTTACAATAGTAAAGCTACAAAATAGCCAATGAAATGATATTCCTCTTTGGTTTGATCACATTGTGGGCTCGAGGCTATGTAAATATATCCCTGGGATTTAAAGATCATTATTAAGCCATATTTCCTGTACTTATTTTCTGTGCAACTGCAATTGCGGTtgctatactgtatacagtaaagcatatatacaaatatatttgTCTGGGACTAATACAGACAGACAATATTAAAACTTATTGTGTAAAGTAATATCTTGGTGGtaggtaatttttttttaaactgaaaaGCACCTTCAATTGAAATTTATTTCCCAATAAGTATACTTTGATTAGATTTCAAGCTTGACAGGTTTCGGCTTTATTTGTGTGCAAGATACTGTAGGCTTGGTTGAAAATTTAGAACAAGAAGTGGGACTCCAAAAATGGGGTGAAACTACAAAGTTCGTCTAATTACGTGTACCTCAACATAGATATTCCGTCAGTGAAACTTCAGAGAATTGAATATCCGAGAGAGGAAACTTTGACTCTTTCCAATTCTGGGCTGTCAGTGGAGTGTTACACAAGAAAGCAGAAATACATCTCTAAGGacagacaaaaagacacacaaagacattaaagaacaaaacatacagtaaTGTCTAAAAACGATAATCAAAGGATTAGTCATTTTCAGTGAGTCAATTGTGACTCACTGAGAGTCACTGATATCTCTCCCGTTCTCTTGTTTTTTTCTTATTTGATTCATTATACTACAACACTCTAGATTGATCCTATTCGCTCGGTAACGCTCCTAAACACTTCTACTCAAGTGATTCTCTTGAACGTTACAAAAATAATTTTGGTGGTATTCATGCTCATAGGCCTATGGCACAGTAATACATTTGGTAATGACATTGAATCACTGATATGTTCCGTCCACTTCTTCAAACCCCCATTCAGTTAATCATCTACGAAAGGCACCTATTTGGCATTAGAGTCACAAGGGCAGGTATAAGGCTTGCCATCATTGCCCAGCTATCTTCTCTTTCTAATGTAAACCCCTTCTAGAAGGTGTTGTGTCAAATCGCATCGTTCCAAAGTTCCAAAAACATCTTTGTGTTTCTAACCCCGGGGGGTGGCCAACCCCGTTTTCGGTCTCTCGTTACATTCCATATCGCAGTCAACAATCTGGACTTTTAGTCTTTCATGTGTACACTGTAGTAAACCAGAAATAAAAGTGTCTCTTTCTCATTATAAGGTTAAAACaacgtgtttttttttttttacataaagtcTTTCAGAATCAATCATCTGTTTACATATTTGGAGCATATTGCTTGTGGTAGCTCTTGTGGGGTAACATTCTTATGGAGTGATGTCACCACCAATATTCTTAGTGACATCATCAAAGGGGgacattgttattattattaggcCATTACTTCTTCCTCTCTAGGTAGTTGGAGGGGACCCAGCCCTTGCGGGGGTGCAGGGCATCTTGGACCTGGCAGTACCACCACCCGTTGGGGTTCCTGTCTAGAACCTCCAGGCAGGTGCCCTCAGGGAAGCCCATGGTCTCGTCGTCCCCCCGGTAGTCAGCGATGGAGACATATACCTCCCTCCCCAGGTTGTTATGGATCAGCTGGCTCTTCTCGATAGGCTTGGGCCTGACTGTGGAGACGGGGATACCATTACGCTGCACAACAACTCCAACCCTGCTCAAGGCGTCCGTCCCGCCACCGGCGCCAAATCGTTCCGCAGAAGACCCCCTGGTGGTGATAGAGCGATCTGAGGGTCTCGATCGGGTCTCGACTGTGACGGGTTGCGCACGCACTGCATTGAAAGAGGAGTTACGGCGCACGCCGAGGGTAGCGGAACCGGAGCGGTACTGGTCCGTACGGTACTGGTTGTGGGCGGCCAATGACTCGTTCCGCCTTAGGGAACTCGTCATGTAGTGTTGACTGTCCATGGCGGGCTGTGGCACAGACACGAACACGGACTGGGGTCTGACGGCGGACTGCGGTCTCACCCCACCGTTCCTCATTCTCACAGCGCCGTTAACCAGCACAGCCGGCTTGGAGAAGCCCCCCGGAGGCTTGGAGGGGATGGGGGGAGTGTTCCTCGATCTCAGACCCCCTGGCGTGTGGTGTACCTGGTGGTGGTTGGTGAGTCCCTGGAGGTTGATGTCGTTGAGCGCCAGAACGCGCTGCTCATTCTTCTCCAGGCTGTTGGACTTGCTCCCAGTGCCGCTGCCCGACCCAGAGCGCTGCCCGTCAGACTCGGACCCACCGCCGTTCCTCCCTTGGCGGATGGGCTCCAAATAGAATGTGGGCGCCCAGCCTTCCTCGTCCCGCCAGCGGATGTACCACCAGCCGCTCTCCTGCCTCTCCaggacctccacctccaccccagaTGGAAAGCTCAGCTCTGACTCCTGGACCTTGTCGTAGGCGTCTGTGGTCCGGTATAAGTTGAACCCCTCCAGATCAGAATCTCCCCGGCTCCCCTTGGAGTAGATGGAGGAGAGGTCTGAGGTGCTGTTGCGGGAAGAATGGGAGTCCTCCGACGAGATGACAGAGGACGTCTCTGAGTCTTTGAGCCCATGGACGGTATGCCGGAGTTGACCCGTGGGCCTCAACTGGCGTCTCAGGGAAGTTATGTCCATCCTCTCGGAGCACTGTGGCTCTGACTTGGTGGTGAGGAGAGGTTTAGGCCTCACCGAGGGCTTGAGCTTGGTGGAGGGGCTCTGGCCTATCCTTTGCTCCACCGTCCTGATGCCTGGAGGTCTCCTGGAACCTCTACCTGATTCGTCTGAGGACGACCTGGGGCTGGTGTCGGCTTTGGCTAGGGACTGGCTCCGGCTCAGCTCCGAGGCGATCTTCTTCAATGGCTTTCCCCCTGCTAGAGGTGAAGACCCTGAGGGTTTGCGGGGTACAGTCGAGGAGTGGTAGATCCTTGGGGAGTTGGAACCGCCGCAGCCTTTGGCCAAAgccccttcatcaccactactgcGCCGGAAGCCATCGTTCTCATAGATACATTCCTCCTTGACCATCTCTTCAACAGACCTGAAGGACCTTCTTCTATAGCTGATAATCACAGGGGAGGTCTTGCAGACCGGAGGAGAATTACGGTACTTCTCACAGACCACACTGTTGATTTTCACCTCCAGGGGGCGATGTATTGTCTCTCCCTTCAGGGAATCTGTGTCCGACTCACCCTCGCATCCAACGGCGGGAATGTCGTATTCTGGTTCCTCGTATACTGCGGGCCGACTAGGGGATTCTGGGGCTTTGGACGATGAGGAGATGGAGTGACTGGGTGAAGGTGAGGGCGTTTCCTCTGAGTCTTGCTTTTTGGCGGGTGGAGCTGGGGGCGGGACTTTGGGGCGGGTAAGCGTGCTGGTTCGTCGGCTGAGGTTGGGCTTCTTGCGTTTGTCGATGTAGGAGCAGGGGGCCCAACCCTCCGTCTCCCCGATCTGGACATACCACCAGCCCCCGGAGTTCTTCTCTATGACCTACAGAGAAGACAGGTGGGAAGATAACCAACAGTCAGATACACACTTGATGGAACTATTGCTTTACAATAAACACTCACTTGAACTTCACACTGATGAAAATAGTATTTTTAacaatgggtcctggtcaaaagtagtgtcctataaagggaatagggtgccattttggaagcaGACAATGTTTCTCATACATGTAGGTCTCTTGAGCACTGCGGTtatgcagatgtaggatcttaatttgatcaccctgctgCAGGAGAACTTGGAATCTATAATGCATAGGGAGAGGGTCAGAGTAATAGTGTTCTactgcttttctctctctccctctaacataTCCTCCACTATCACAAAATCAGTCTCCCCATTTACAGATGTAGGACCTTCATTTGATCACTCCGTTGCAGGACAACTTTCCTGCAACGCAAGAcatttaaaacttgtagtgtatttgagattTTAAAAGCCTTCTGAAGtgaaatttccactttgaaatttcaaacTTACAAaaataattataatccacataattataataataataatcccaaTGAACTGttgttgcaggattattttcctgctgtagcaaactggctcaaattaagatcctacatcctaCATATTCTGGGTATCATTCTTGGTGCGACGGTTAGAGAAATCAAAACAAGCTCGCTTCTTCTAAGTTCAAATGTCCACCCTGACATCCAGTTGGCCTCTATACAGTATGCTGCCAGCATCATCAAAATGAACAGACCGTCAAGGCCATATCTATGAAGCTTCAGCAGTTGTGTCTCTGGTGAGCTGTCAGGTGTCATTAACATTTAATGTGCTCAGACAGATTTCAATACCGACATATGTACAGCAGTTCTGAGCATAGAGATAGATCATATAGACAGTAGCCTATCCATCTATCCAGAAACTAAATatctgtatagatactgtatctctatgaTTCTGGGTGCTTACGTCAGCTTTTTGTCCTCCACGGAAACTGATGCCATCAGAGATGCAGGACTGGAACTCTGCGATGGTGTAGTACTCCGCTTCCACAGTAGGGGGCTCTGGTGGCTTGGGTAACTGAAAGCCCTGCACAAACAAGAGGAATAGAAAAAGAAGCAATCTTGAGTTCAATGTTCTATGTTTATGTGTAAAAAATAAACGTTTTCTGAAACATACTGTATTTGAAAGTGACTTACCAGATTTGTTTCTCTTCTAGGAGGGGGTTTTTGTCGGAGGTTGGGAGAGCCTAATGAATGGAATCATAGATTAGCATTATTTACTGTCAAATGTAGAACTGATAGCAGTGCAATTAGTAGTCTACTGTACACACTGCAAAAACACATACCAGACGAGTACAAACCTTAGTATATCCGTAAAACCCCAATCAAAATGTTATATCACTCAGCACTATATATGTTTTTATTGCATTTTATTACACCCAAATATTAGTTACACAAATATATCTCAGCACCCAAATATTAGTCTAATAGATATATATTAGCACCCAAATATTAGTCTAATAGATATATATTAGCACCCAAATATTAGTCTAATAGATATATATTAGCACCCAAATATTAGTCTAATAGATATATATTAGCACCCAAATATTAGTCTAATAGATATATATTAGCACCCAAACATTAGTCTAATATTAGATTCACACTATACACCTTCGTCTTTCCATGTCTTACCTATAGCCTCAAAGCCTATGCAAGAAGAAAACAATATTTTACTTCAGTCAAGTAAATAGTCTAATTTGAATCACCATACAACTCCATAATCGATGACACTCACCTATCGACACTCTGTGTGGAGCGACACGTGCTACAGCAGGGGAACCAGGTTCCGTCTTCCCCTTACTGTCCTGTAGAGGACCACTAGCACCAGGGCCCAGGCTAGGACTGGAGATACCCATCCCAGATCCAGAACTCAGCCCAGGACTGGGACTCGGACCTGGGCCGTGGTCGGGGCTGGGGTTGTAACCTGGGGCATAGGGCATGGGCAGGCTGATCTCACTCTTGGAGATGTGGCGCTCAGGACTGGTGGAATCTCCATCCGTTTGGACATCCtttgaatcaaatcaaacttgattTAAAATGCATTTAAAATGGCAACACGCTTTATAGTAAAATAAACACTATACAATACAAGACATAAATCAAACAAAAGCTAATAAAATAGAAAAAAGTGCTTATAAACTAAAAAGTTCAATCAAATGAAATCTTAAGTTAAAAGTGAAATCTTAAAACCTTACCTTCTCACTGCTGGACTTCTTCTGGAGCAGGTTGCTGATCTCCATGATGTTGCCGATGATCTCCACAGGGCCTGTCAGGGTCTTCTTCCTGCCCGGGGATGAGAAGTCCTCCTTCATCTTCTTCAGGTATGAGGCCGGGGCCCAGCCCTCCTTCCCCAGGTACCTAGCAGCAGAATGGAAGTTAACTcaccggtcaaatagtaacccttACCAGTCAAACAGTAACCCTTACCGGTCAAACAGTAACCCTTACCGGTCAAACAGTAACCCTTACCGGTCAAACAGTAACCCTTACCGGTCAAACAGTAACCCttaccggtcaaatagtaacccttACCGGTCAAACAGTAACCCttaccggtcaaatagtaacccttACCGGTCAAACAGTAACCCTTACCGGTCAAACAGTAACCCttaccggtcaaatagtaacccttACCGGTCAAACAGTAACCCTTACCGGTCAAACAGTAACCCttaccggtcaaatagtaacccttACCGGTCAAACAGTAACCCttaccggtcaaatagtaacccttACCGGTCAAACAGTAACCCTTACCGGTCAAACAGTAACCCttaccggtcaaatagtaacccttACCGGTCAAACAGTAACCCttaccggtcaaatagtaacccttACCAGTCAAACAGTAACCCTTACCGGTCAAACAGTAACCCttaccggtcaaatagtaacccttACCGGTCAAACAGTAACCCttaccggtcaaatagtaacccttACCGGTCAAACAGTAACCCTTACCGGTCAAATAGTAAGCCTTACCGGTCAAACAGTAACCCTTACCGGTCAAACAGTAACCCttaccggtcaaatagtaacccttaccggtcaaatagtaacccttACCGGTCAAACAGTAACCCttaccggtcaaatagtaacccttACCGGTCAAACAGTAACCCTTACCGGTCACATAGTAACCCTTACCGGTCAAACAGTAACCCttaccggtcaaatagtaacccttaccggtcaaatagtaacacttaccggtcaaatagtaacccttACCGGTCAAACAGTAACCCttaccggtcaaatagtaacccttaccggtcaaatagtaacccttACTGGTCAAACAGTAACCCTTACCGGTCAAACAGTAACCCttaccggtcaaatagtaacccttaccggtcaaatagtaacccttaccggtcaaatagtaacacttaccggtcaaatagtaacccttaccggtcaaatagtaacccttaccggtcaaatagtaacaCTTACCGGCCAAATAGTAACACttaccggtcaaatagtaacccttACCGGTCAAACAGTAACCCTTACCGGTCAAAAAGTGCATCTTGTGTTGACTACAAAGTCATTACAAGCAATATACTGTAATTACTTCCACGTTATGTTCGTCAGTAATACTACTGGTACATCAACAGTAAAACATCTGACTACATCTTCAGCCAAGGTTGACAAGTATGCAAGAATTACTTACGATGTCAAAGGGAGTCTTTATTTTTGTTTATTCTCCCACTGACTGTCTACGACCACTAGATGTCCTCATACACATAGAAGAACATAGCCTGATTCTGAGCAGAGCAGTAGAACACTGTGGGGTGTGTGAGCCAGTAGGCTgctggggggtggaggggggggggggggggggctcatatTAAGTGGAATGTTATCAAACACAAggtaaccatgtgtttgatgtgtgcgataccattccattgattccgttccagccattactatgagcccgtcctcccctatCAAGGTGCCTCTGGCCTGTTCTTTAAGCCAGAGCAGAGGCCAGAGTAGCATGTGGTAATCATCCGCTGGGGAGTGGAGAGTGGAGCTCACAAGGCCTTCGGGGCCATGAGGAAGCTACAAACAACAGGCCAGGAAATGCACATTTACTGAGCATGCAACACACTCTGTCGCTCTTCCACCGAACAGATCACACACAACACATTCACCGGATCTCCAACGAGCCACATGTTAAAGGTTTACAATACCACTCAACAGACGTACCTCTGCCTTGATCACATCTCCGAAAATAATGATAGAAACGCTCTCGCTGGGGACTCGTTTCATTAGAGTGTGAGAAAATGTACGTTCACTTTTGGTCCGATTCCAATATGATCATTCACTCACTTCCCTAGCCTATAGGTCTTGTTGAAGGGAGTGTAGGATTGAATTGTAATTGGAACTGGGCCAATCCAACATAAAATCACTAATAGGTGTGAATTCTTCACCGGAGCAATGTTTCGTTTTCCTTTGGCTAAGGTGCCTGTCACTCCATGGTGAGGACCAATCATAGGAAGCCCTCCACCATAAGGACAAATGGGAGGAGGTGATGCTCACCTGATGTACCACCAGCCCTCCAGGTTCTTTTGGATGACCTCCACGGTGACCCCTTTCTCAAAGCCGATCTCGTCCTTCCCCTGGCTGGCGTACGGCTGCACCGTCATGTACCTCTCTTCTACACGGGTCGATGGAAGGAAGGACAGAAAAAAGGAGAGAATCAACATTTCTGTTCAGTAAATCCCAGTAATGAACCCCTTGGAGAACTCCCATTGAATTTCCCAGTCAAGAGATATCTACT
The DNA window shown above is from Salvelinus fontinalis isolate EN_2023a chromosome 40, ASM2944872v1, whole genome shotgun sequence and carries:
- the LOC129839762 gene encoding SH3 and PX domain-containing protein 2A-like isoform X4, producing the protein MQFRTVLDVKVVDVEKRRNPSKHYVYLINVTYSDNTSHIIYRRYSKFFDLQMQILDKFPIEGGQKDPKKRIIPFLPGKILFRRSHVRDVAMKRLRFIDDYCRALVRLPPQLSQSEEVLRFFETKADDLNPPVEDYGSSKRKSGIDSSDPMVLEQYAVVANYERQENSEISLQAGETVDVIEKSESGWWFVSTAEEQGWVPATYLDSQNGTRDDLELSTVRTGEVTKRRKAHLKRLDRRWTLGGIVNRQQSREERYMTVQPYASQGKDEIGFEKGVTVEVIQKNLEGWWYIRYLGKEGWAPASYLKKMKEDFSSPGRKKTLTGPVEIIGNIMEISNLLQKKSSSEKDVQTDGDSTSPERHISKSEISLPMPYAPGYNPSPDHGPGPSPSPGLSSGSGMGISSPSLGPGASGPLQDSKGKTEPGSPAVARVAPHRVSIGSPNLRQKPPPRRETNLGFQLPKPPEPPTVEAEYYTIAEFQSCISDGISFRGGQKADVIEKNSGGWWYVQIGETEGWAPCSYIDKRKKPNLSRRTSTLTRPKVPPPAPPAKKQDSEETPSPSPSHSISSSSKAPESPSRPAVYEEPEYDIPAVGCEGESDTDSLKGETIHRPLEVKINSVVCEKYRNSPPVCKTSPVIISYRRRSFRSVEEMVKEECIYENDGFRRSSGDEGALAKGCGGSNSPRIYHSSTVPRKPSGSSPLAGGKPLKKIASELSRSQSLAKADTSPRSSSDESGRGSRRPPGIRTVEQRIGQSPSTKLKPSVRPKPLLTTKSEPQCSERMDITSLRRQLRPTGQLRHTVHGLKDSETSSVISSEDSHSSRNSTSDLSSIYSKGSRGDSDLEGFNLYRTTDAYDKVQESELSFPSGVEVEVLERQESGWWYIRWRDEEGWAPTFYLEPIRQGRNGGGSESDGQRSGSGSGTGSKSNSLEKNEQRVLALNDINLQGLTNHHQVHHTPGGLRSRNTPPIPSKPPGGFSKPAVLVNGAVRMRNGGVRPQSAVRPQSVFVSVPQPAMDSQHYMTSSLRRNESLAAHNQYRTDQYRSGSATLGVRRNSSFNAVRAQPVTVETRSRPSDRSITTRGSSAERFGAGGGTDALSRVGVVVQRNGIPVSTVRPKPIEKSQLIHNNLGREVYVSIADYRGDDETMGFPEGTCLEVLDRNPNGWWYCQVQDALHPRKGWVPSNYLERKK
- the LOC129839762 gene encoding SH3 and PX domain-containing protein 2A-like isoform X6, whose product is MSLCCCFFFRDYGSSKRKSGIDSSDPMVLEQYAVVANYERQENSEISLQAGETVDVIEKSESGWWFVSTAEEQGWVPATYLDSQNGTRDDLELSTVRTGEVTKRRKAHLKRLDRRWTLGGIVNRQQSREERYMTVQPYASQGKDEIGFEKGVTVEVIQKNLEGWWYIRYLGKEGWAPASYLKKMKEDFSSPGRKKTLTGPVEIIGNIMEISNLLQKKSSSEKDVQTDGDSTSPERHISKSEISLPMPYAPGYNPSPDHGPGPSPSPGLSSGSGMGISSPSLGPGASGPLQDSKGKTEPGSPAVARVAPHRVSIGFEAIGSPNLRQKPPPRRETNLGFQLPKPPEPPTVEAEYYTIAEFQSCISDGISFRGGQKADVIEKNSGGWWYVQIGETEGWAPCSYIDKRKKPNLSRRTSTLTRPKVPPPAPPAKKQDSEETPSPSPSHSISSSSKAPESPSRPAVYEEPEYDIPAVGCEGESDTDSLKGETIHRPLEVKINSVVCEKYRNSPPVCKTSPVIISYRRRSFRSVEEMVKEECIYENDGFRRSSGDEGALAKGCGGSNSPRIYHSSTVPRKPSGSSPLAGGKPLKKIASELSRSQSLAKADTSPRSSSDESGRGSRRPPGIRTVEQRIGQSPSTKLKPSVRPKPLLTTKSEPQCSERMDITSLRRQLRPTGQLRHTVHGLKDSETSSVISSEDSHSSRNSTSDLSSIYSKGSRGDSDLEGFNLYRTTDAYDKVQESELSFPSGVEVEVLERQESGWWYIRWRDEEGWAPTFYLEPIRQGRNGGGSESDGQRSGSGSGTGSKSNSLEKNEQRVLALNDINLQGLTNHHQVHHTPGGLRSRNTPPIPSKPPGGFSKPAVLVNGAVRMRNGGVRPQSAVRPQSVFVSVPQPAMDSQHYMTSSLRRNESLAAHNQYRTDQYRSGSATLGVRRNSSFNAVRAQPVTVETRSRPSDRSITTRGSSAERFGAGGGTDALSRVGVVVQRNGIPVSTVRPKPIEKSQLIHNNLGREVYVSIADYRGDDETMGFPEGTCLEVLDRNPNGWWYCQVQDALHPRKGWVPSNYLERKK